From Magnolia sinica isolate HGM2019 chromosome 13, MsV1, whole genome shotgun sequence, one genomic window encodes:
- the LOC131223216 gene encoding MAPK kinase substrate protein At1g80180-like: MAGLQRSAISFRRQGSSGLVWEDRVLAEDPNQTKKKEEEEGGGVEFRELRPSQSVGSSGIRERSLPAATTMQRSRSGGAGRTWRSLKVSPAIDPPSPKMSGCGFCVFGKSAGGAKRSKKTSRKR, from the coding sequence atgGCTGGATTGCAAAGATCTGCAATATCATTCAGGAGGCAAGGTTCATCTGGATTGGTATGGGAAGATCGGGTCCTTGCAGAAGACCCGAATCaaacaaagaagaaagaagaagaagaaggtggggGTGTAGAATTCAGAGAATTGAGGCCTTCTCAGAGCGTTGGATCATCTGGGATCAGAGAACGTAGCTTGCCTGCAGCGACGACGATGCAGAGAAGTCGATCGGGTGGTGCTGGCCGCACGTGGCGGAGTTTGAAGGTGTCGCCTGCGATCGATCCTCCATCTCCTAAGATGTCTGGTTGTGGGTTCTGCGTGTTTGGGAAGTCAGCTGGAGGCGCAAAGCGGTCGAAGAAGACTTCACGGAAGCGCTAG